One Halobaculum roseum DNA segment encodes these proteins:
- a CDS encoding RPA family protein translates to MSQSVPTREVARRVFASEYNDASYTFKESDDERAPLYLLLPTGERANRVFIVGTLTEKEDVGEDSEYWRGRIVDPTGTFFTYAGQYQPEAASALRELEPPAYVAVVGKPRTYETDDGSVNVSVRPESITTVDAATRDRWVAETAARTLDRIEAFDDEGNEYARMAREQYDLPVEEYRDAAVAALQSLDDADELEGEGEAPA, encoded by the coding sequence ATGAGCCAGTCCGTTCCCACCCGAGAGGTCGCACGCCGCGTGTTCGCGAGCGAGTACAACGACGCCAGCTACACCTTCAAGGAGTCCGACGACGAGCGGGCGCCGCTGTACCTGCTGCTCCCGACGGGCGAGCGCGCCAACCGCGTGTTCATCGTCGGCACCCTCACCGAGAAGGAGGACGTCGGCGAGGACAGCGAGTACTGGCGCGGGCGCATCGTCGACCCGACGGGGACGTTCTTCACCTACGCCGGGCAGTACCAGCCGGAGGCCGCGAGCGCGCTCCGCGAGCTGGAACCGCCCGCGTACGTTGCCGTCGTCGGCAAGCCGCGCACCTACGAGACGGACGACGGCAGCGTGAACGTCTCCGTGCGTCCCGAGTCCATCACGACCGTCGACGCCGCCACGCGCGACCGCTGGGTCGCCGAGACCGCGGCGCGGACGCTGGACCGCATCGAGGCGTTCGACGACGAGGGCAACGAGTACGCGCGGATGGCCCGCGAGCAGTACGACCTGCCCGTCGAGGAGTACCGCGACGCCGCCGTCGCGGCGCTGCAGTCGCTCGACGACGCCGACGAACTCGAAGGCGAGGGCGAGGCGCCGGCGTAA
- a CDS encoding ribbon-helix-helix protein, CopG family — protein MGSKNKTVSFRVNEDAFEALREIADERDLSLSAVFRDYVDTLVAHDGQVEVVPENRVEETDADDESFPPTVEVPKSFVREHERLELEAEHLREQLDEYKAFVTYLQDKLEEADDGEEVVFLEELDGDRDDDEPYQLG, from the coding sequence ATGGGGAGCAAGAACAAGACGGTCTCCTTCCGCGTCAACGAGGACGCCTTCGAGGCGCTGCGGGAGATCGCCGACGAGCGCGACCTCTCGCTGTCGGCGGTGTTCCGCGACTACGTGGACACCCTCGTCGCCCACGACGGACAGGTGGAGGTCGTCCCGGAGAACCGCGTCGAGGAGACCGACGCCGACGACGAGTCGTTCCCGCCGACCGTCGAGGTGCCCAAGAGCTTCGTCCGCGAGCACGAGCGTCTGGAGCTGGAGGCCGAACACCTCCGCGAGCAGCTGGACGAGTACAAGGCGTTCGTGACGTACCTGCAGGACAAGCTCGAGGAGGCGGACGACGGCGAGGAGGTCGTCTTCCTCGAGGAACTGGACGGCGACCGCGACGACGACGAGCCGTACCAGCTCGGATAG
- the hutH gene encoding histidine ammonia-lyase: MSEHVVGPDDATVVLDGESLTPEEVVLVARRDAAVAVSEDAREAVREARARVEGVVDSGEAVYGINTGFGDLVDTRIGDDRVDELQTNLVRSHAAGAGRTLDREEVRAMLCARINALVKGYSGIREVVVDHLLALLNAGVTPVVPSRGSLGASGDLAPLAHAMLVLLGEGEADVEPDGGHGGDSARRLSGEEALDEAGLEPLTLRAKEGLALINGTQLSVGVAALLVHDAERLLRAADAAGALTTEVTMGTTAASDPAIQRVRPHAGQAASAANVKRLCADSGIVESHRNCDRVQDAYSVRCLPQVHGAVRDAVAHLRDAVAVELNAATDNPLVFPAGEVDRRTSGTRNADVVSGGNFHGEPLALRLDYVTSALAELAAIAERRIDRLLNPHVQEDHLPPFLTAESGVRSGYMIAGYTAASLVAECRREGRPSTDNAVVSGNQEDHVSLSATSAYAARRALGNARTVTAIELLCAAQAAEFVDDDLAHGVGTGAAYGAVRAVVPPLEDDRPPRPDIAAATELIASGALDDALSGALGEGWDAGENEGRNEG; encoded by the coding sequence GTGAGCGAGCACGTCGTCGGTCCGGACGACGCCACGGTCGTCCTCGACGGCGAGTCGCTCACGCCCGAGGAGGTGGTCCTGGTCGCCCGCCGGGACGCCGCCGTCGCCGTGAGCGAGGACGCCCGCGAGGCCGTCCGCGAGGCCCGCGCCCGCGTCGAGGGCGTCGTCGACAGCGGCGAGGCCGTCTACGGCATCAACACCGGGTTCGGCGACCTGGTGGACACACGGATCGGCGACGACCGCGTCGACGAGCTGCAGACCAACCTGGTCCGGAGCCACGCGGCCGGCGCCGGGCGGACGCTCGACCGCGAGGAGGTACGCGCGATGCTGTGCGCCCGGATCAACGCGCTCGTCAAGGGGTACTCGGGGATCCGCGAGGTCGTCGTCGACCACCTCCTCGCGCTGTTGAACGCGGGCGTCACGCCGGTCGTCCCGTCCCGCGGGAGCCTCGGCGCCAGCGGCGACCTCGCCCCCTTGGCTCACGCGATGCTCGTCCTGCTCGGGGAGGGCGAGGCGGACGTGGAACCGGACGGCGGTCACGGCGGCGACAGCGCCCGACGGCTCTCGGGGGAGGAGGCGCTCGACGAGGCGGGACTGGAGCCGCTGACCCTCCGCGCGAAGGAGGGGCTCGCGCTCATCAACGGTACGCAGCTATCCGTCGGCGTCGCGGCGCTCCTTGTCCACGACGCCGAGCGGCTCCTGCGGGCGGCCGACGCCGCCGGCGCGCTCACGACGGAGGTGACGATGGGGACCACGGCGGCCTCCGACCCGGCGATCCAGCGCGTCCGCCCGCACGCCGGACAGGCCGCAAGCGCCGCGAACGTCAAGCGGCTGTGTGCCGACTCCGGGATCGTCGAGTCCCACCGCAACTGCGACCGCGTGCAGGACGCCTACTCCGTGCGGTGTCTCCCGCAGGTGCACGGCGCCGTTCGCGACGCCGTCGCGCACCTCCGCGACGCCGTCGCGGTCGAGCTCAACGCCGCGACGGACAACCCGCTCGTGTTCCCGGCGGGCGAGGTCGACCGCCGCACCTCCGGCACGCGGAACGCGGACGTCGTCTCCGGCGGCAACTTCCACGGCGAGCCGCTGGCGCTCCGCCTCGATTACGTGACGAGCGCGCTCGCGGAACTTGCGGCCATCGCGGAGCGGCGGATCGACCGCCTGCTCAACCCCCACGTCCAGGAGGATCACCTCCCGCCGTTCCTCACCGCCGAGAGCGGCGTCCGGTCGGGGTACATGATCGCCGGGTACACCGCCGCGTCGCTGGTCGCGGAGTGCCGTCGCGAGGGGCGCCCGTCGACCGACAACGCGGTCGTCTCGGGCAACCAGGAGGACCACGTCAGCCTCTCGGCCACCTCGGCGTACGCGGCCCGCCGGGCGCTCGGGAACGCCCGGACGGTCACCGCCATCGAACTGCTGTGTGCGGCGCAGGCCGCGGAGTTCGTCGACGACGACCTCGCCCACGGCGTCGGCACGGGCGCGGCCTACGGGGCCGTCCGGGCGGTCGTCCCCCCGCTGGAGGACGACCGGCCGCCGCGACCGGACATCGCGGCGGCGACCGAGCTCATCGCCTCGGGCGCGCTCGACGACGCGTTGAGCGGGGCGCTCGGCGAGGGCTGGGACGCCGGCGAGAACGAAGGCCGGAACGAAGGTTGA
- the hutI gene encoding imidazolonepropionase yields the protein MIDAVVHGAGEVVVGPDAVHEDAAVAVADGRVVAVGPTDEVTREYPPENAVAAVDAAGRAVIPGFVDSHTHGVFAGDRSDEFAAKLRGKTYREILAEGGGILRTVRAVRGAGDERLLGNLLAHLDTMLAHGTTTVEVKSGYGLDAETELRLLEAVAAADDRHPVDVVATFMGAHAVPEDRDADEYTDEVVDDQLPAVAEQGIAEFCDVFCEEGVFSVEQSRRVLEAGAEYGLTPKVHAEELAHIGGSQLAADVGAASADHLLHATEADAAALAEAGVTPVLLPGTAFALGADYADPAQFAEAGATVAVASDFNPNCHSQSMAMAVALACVGMGMAPRDALDAATRGGAAALNRADGTGTLRAGAPADLIVLDAPSHVHVPYSFGVNRVATVLKDGAVVHDADGLAVPGPEVTQ from the coding sequence GTGATCGACGCCGTCGTCCACGGCGCGGGCGAGGTCGTCGTCGGCCCGGACGCCGTCCACGAGGACGCCGCCGTCGCCGTCGCGGACGGCCGGGTCGTCGCCGTCGGGCCGACCGACGAGGTGACCCGCGAGTACCCGCCCGAGAACGCCGTCGCGGCCGTCGACGCCGCCGGTCGTGCCGTGATTCCGGGGTTCGTCGATTCCCACACGCACGGCGTGTTCGCCGGCGACCGGTCGGACGAGTTCGCCGCCAAACTCCGCGGGAAGACCTACCGGGAGATCCTCGCCGAGGGCGGCGGGATCCTCCGGACCGTCCGCGCGGTCCGGGGGGCGGGCGACGAGCGCCTCCTCGGGAACCTGCTCGCGCACCTCGACACGATGCTGGCCCACGGCACGACGACCGTCGAGGTGAAGTCCGGCTACGGCCTCGACGCCGAGACCGAACTCCGACTGCTGGAGGCCGTCGCCGCGGCGGACGACCGCCACCCGGTGGACGTGGTGGCGACGTTCATGGGTGCCCACGCCGTTCCCGAGGACCGCGACGCCGACGAGTACACGGACGAGGTGGTCGACGATCAGCTCCCGGCGGTCGCCGAGCAGGGGATCGCGGAGTTCTGCGACGTGTTCTGCGAGGAGGGCGTCTTCTCGGTCGAGCAGTCCCGGCGCGTGCTGGAGGCGGGCGCGGAGTACGGCCTGACGCCGAAGGTCCACGCCGAGGAGCTGGCCCACATCGGCGGGAGTCAACTGGCCGCCGATGTCGGCGCCGCGAGCGCCGATCACCTGCTTCACGCCACCGAGGCCGACGCCGCCGCCCTCGCCGAGGCTGGCGTCACGCCGGTCCTGCTCCCGGGGACGGCGTTCGCGCTGGGCGCCGACTACGCCGATCCCGCGCAGTTCGCCGAGGCGGGTGCGACCGTCGCCGTCGCCTCCGACTTCAACCCGAACTGCCACTCGCAGTCGATGGCGATGGCCGTCGCGCTCGCCTGCGTCGGGATGGGGATGGCCCCCCGCGACGCGCTCGACGCGGCGACGCGCGGGGGCGCGGCCGCGCTGAACCGCGCGGACGGCACCGGGACGCTCCGGGCGGGCGCGCCCGCGGACCTGATCGTCCTCGACGCGCCCTCGCACGTCCACGTCCCCTACTCGTTCGGGGTGAACCGCGTCGCGACCGTCCTGAAGGACGGCGCGGTCGTCCACGACGCCGACGGGCTGGCCGTTCCGGGTCCGGAGGTGACACAGTGA
- the hutG gene encoding formimidoylglutamase — MTALLDAGFEWRGRSDDPNDEQFGDVVEATTLDDAGEYDAVLVGEPYDGAVIGRRGAREGPAAVREALAGLKTHHFDAGPAGPVGDLGTVDIPDGDVASVQRAVRDAAAAVHGADAFPVFLGGDNSLTYANAGPLLGGGSVGVVNVDAHLDVREPLEGPSSGTPYRQLLDDGLDGYACVGARHFETSTAYHDHVRERGGAVVTAEEVGEDPVTAADRALDALGDVDRVYLSLDCDVLDAAAAPGVSAPTPGGISTRECFRLLRLLAADERVAGYEVVECAPPLDRDGLTVAAAARAVAHVLAARGAGVGA; from the coding sequence ATGACCGCCCTGCTCGACGCCGGGTTCGAGTGGCGCGGCCGCTCGGACGACCCGAACGACGAGCAGTTCGGCGACGTGGTCGAGGCGACGACGCTCGACGACGCGGGAGAATACGACGCCGTGCTCGTCGGCGAGCCGTACGACGGCGCGGTCATCGGTCGCCGGGGCGCGAGGGAGGGTCCAGCCGCCGTCCGCGAGGCGCTCGCCGGCCTGAAGACGCACCACTTCGACGCCGGTCCCGCCGGACCCGTCGGCGACCTCGGAACCGTCGACATCCCCGACGGCGACGTGGCGAGCGTCCAACGCGCCGTCCGGGACGCCGCCGCGGCGGTCCACGGCGCGGACGCCTTCCCGGTGTTCCTCGGCGGCGACAACTCCCTCACCTACGCGAACGCGGGGCCGCTGCTCGGGGGAGGATCGGTCGGCGTCGTCAACGTCGACGCCCACCTCGACGTGCGAGAGCCGCTGGAGGGACCGTCCAGCGGGACGCCGTACCGGCAGCTACTCGACGACGGGCTGGACGGGTACGCCTGCGTCGGCGCGCGACACTTCGAGACCTCGACCGCGTACCACGATCACGTCCGCGAGCGGGGCGGCGCCGTCGTCACCGCGGAGGAGGTGGGCGAGGACCCGGTGACGGCGGCCGACCGCGCGCTCGACGCGCTCGGCGACGTGGACCGCGTGTACCTCTCGCTCGATTGCGACGTGCTCGACGCGGCGGCCGCGCCCGGCGTGAGCGCGCCGACACCCGGCGGCATCTCCACCCGCGAGTGTTTCCGTCTGCTGCGACTGCTCGCGGCCGACGAGCGCGTCGCCGGCTACGAGGTCGTGGAGTGCGCGCCGCCGCTGGACCGCGACGGCCTGACGGTCGCGGCCGCCGCCCGCGCCGTCGCTCACGTCCTCGCCGCGCGCGGGGCGGGGGTGGGGGCGTGA
- the hutU gene encoding urocanate hydratase, whose amino-acid sequence MERQSSSAESRIGEPSEQWREYQGAPTGTDIECEGWRQEAALRMLNNNLDPEVGEDPENLVVYGGTGRAARSWDAYDAILAELRELGDDETLLVQSGKPVGRFETHERAPRVLIANSNLVGKWDDWEHFHELEAKGLIMYGQMTAGSWAYIGTQGIIQGTYETLAEAGRQHFGGDLEGTITVTGGLGGMGGAQPLAVTMNRGVCIAAEVDEHRIDRRIETGYCQAKTDDLDEAIERAEAAAEAGEAFSVAVHMNAADMLEEMADRGFVPDVLTDQTSAHDELEGYYPSGYTVEEADQLREDDPETYVEESLDTMERHVRAVLDLQDAGAVAFEYGNNIRGQVREHRGVENAFDFPGFVPAYIRPLFCEGKGPFRWAALSGDPEDIHRTDEAVKELFPEKDALHRWIDLAQERVQFQGLPSRVCWLGYHTSEADGDDEPLTERARFALRINELVRQGEIAAPIVVTRDHLDAGSVASPNRETEAMKDGSDAIADWPILNALVNCAAGADIVSVHDGGGVGIGNSLHTNNHVVLDGTDRAAETARRVFTTDPGMGVIRHADAGYDAALETAEESDVAVPMRDRGAE is encoded by the coding sequence ATGGAACGACAGTCGTCGTCGGCCGAGAGCCGAATCGGCGAGCCGTCCGAGCAGTGGCGGGAGTATCAGGGCGCGCCCACCGGCACCGACATCGAGTGTGAGGGCTGGCGTCAGGAGGCCGCGCTCCGGATGCTGAACAACAACCTCGACCCCGAGGTCGGCGAGGACCCCGAGAACCTGGTGGTGTACGGCGGCACCGGCCGTGCCGCGCGGTCGTGGGACGCGTACGATGCCATCCTCGCCGAGCTACGGGAACTCGGCGACGACGAGACCCTGCTGGTCCAGAGCGGCAAGCCCGTCGGCCGGTTCGAAACGCACGAGCGGGCTCCGCGGGTACTCATCGCGAACTCGAATCTCGTGGGGAAGTGGGACGACTGGGAGCACTTCCACGAACTGGAGGCGAAGGGCCTCATCATGTACGGCCAGATGACCGCGGGGTCGTGGGCGTACATCGGCACGCAGGGCATCATCCAGGGCACCTACGAGACGCTCGCGGAGGCGGGTCGTCAGCACTTCGGCGGCGACCTCGAGGGCACGATCACGGTCACCGGGGGACTCGGCGGGATGGGCGGCGCCCAGCCGCTCGCGGTGACGATGAACCGGGGGGTGTGCATCGCCGCCGAGGTCGACGAACACCGCATCGACCGCCGGATCGAGACGGGGTACTGTCAGGCGAAGACCGACGACCTCGACGAGGCCATCGAGCGCGCCGAGGCCGCAGCCGAGGCCGGCGAGGCGTTCTCCGTCGCGGTCCACATGAACGCCGCCGACATGCTGGAGGAGATGGCCGACCGCGGGTTCGTCCCGGACGTGCTCACCGACCAGACCAGCGCGCACGACGAACTGGAGGGGTACTACCCGTCCGGCTACACCGTCGAGGAGGCCGATCAGCTTCGCGAGGACGACCCCGAGACGTACGTCGAGGAGAGCCTGGACACGATGGAGCGCCACGTCCGGGCCGTCCTCGACCTCCAGGACGCGGGCGCGGTCGCCTTCGAGTACGGCAACAACATCCGCGGCCAGGTTCGGGAGCACCGCGGCGTCGAGAACGCCTTCGACTTCCCGGGGTTCGTCCCGGCGTACATCCGGCCGCTGTTCTGCGAGGGGAAGGGGCCGTTCCGGTGGGCCGCGCTCTCGGGTGACCCCGAGGACATCCACCGGACCGACGAGGCCGTCAAGGAGCTGTTCCCCGAGAAGGACGCGCTCCACCGGTGGATCGACCTCGCGCAGGAACGGGTACAGTTCCAGGGACTCCCCTCGCGGGTGTGTTGGCTCGGCTATCACACGAGCGAAGCCGACGGCGACGACGAGCCCCTCACCGAGCGCGCCCGGTTCGCGCTCCGGATCAACGAACTCGTCCGCCAGGGCGAGATCGCGGCGCCGATCGTCGTCACCCGCGACCACCTGGACGCGGGCTCGGTCGCCAGCCCGAACCGCGAGACCGAGGCGATGAAGGACGGCTCGGACGCGATCGCGGACTGGCCCATCCTGAACGCGCTGGTCAACTGCGCGGCCGGCGCCGACATCGTCAGCGTCCACGACGGCGGCGGCGTCGGCATCGGGAACTCGCTGCACACGAACAACCACGTCGTCCTCGACGGGACCGACCGGGCAGCCGAGACGGCGCGACGGGTGTTCACCACCGACCCGGGGATGGGCGTGATCCGTCACGCGGACGCCGGGTACGACGCCGCCCTCGAGACGGCCGAGGAGTCGGACGTGGCCGTGCCGATGCGCGACCGAGGGGCGGAATGA
- a CDS encoding helix-turn-helix domain-containing protein: MNQAVFHIRGDGPYERATAASDTRIELWCNDHCDLLHVVGDEDDLVLDHIREQVGVEQRVADGDDRLLVTESCLKQHGGDNVEQYLALHDCLTLPPLRYENGAKVVRVLALEGENLTAFYRDIADDYSVTVESKREVTGVRADAPLPSVDALLPTLSPRQREVYTTAHRSGYFELPRETTTEAVADEVGIERRTAEHHLRRAEQKLADALVEYL; encoded by the coding sequence ATGAATCAGGCAGTATTCCACATCAGGGGTGACGGCCCGTACGAACGGGCGACGGCGGCCAGCGACACCAGGATCGAGCTGTGGTGCAACGACCACTGCGACCTGCTCCACGTCGTCGGCGACGAGGACGACCTCGTGCTCGACCACATCCGCGAGCAGGTCGGCGTCGAGCAACGCGTCGCCGACGGGGACGACCGGTTGCTCGTCACCGAATCGTGTCTGAAACAGCACGGCGGCGACAACGTCGAGCAGTATCTTGCCCTCCACGACTGCCTCACGCTCCCGCCGCTGCGCTACGAGAACGGGGCCAAGGTCGTCCGCGTGCTCGCGCTGGAGGGCGAGAACCTCACCGCCTTCTACCGGGACATCGCCGACGACTACTCCGTCACGGTGGAGTCGAAGCGCGAGGTGACCGGCGTGCGAGCGGACGCGCCCCTCCCGTCGGTCGACGCCCTGCTACCGACGCTCTCCCCGCGGCAGCGGGAAGTGTACACCACCGCCCACCGGTCGGGCTACTTCGAACTCCCGCGGGAGACGACGACCGAGGCAGTCGCCGACGAGGTCGGTATCGAGCGGCGTACCGCCGAACACCACCTCCGGCGTGCCGAACAGAAACTCGCGGACGCGCTCGTCGAGTATCTTTGA
- a CDS encoding YjiH family protein, with protein sequence MSTEQPDTWTVDTERTVNQIDDVDLHAFETRPVLKFLVAFLIGGVFFLLPVPYQGEITVPFDIVVSTITGAAPDAVGVYSLCIVVAGGVVTTAAMLSDGEVAGADLSYFETSLVFWLLRVLGVLIAPVMFFKLGPEFLHTPGTGGLMWGTLVYSVGIIIPIGAIFITIFVELGGLEFVGTLARPLMKPLFKVPGRAALDSLASWVGSYSVGLYVTRNVFENGGYHKRDVFTIATCFSTVSIGFVGVVAATLEMLSLFPLIFAAYFVCVTICAIVLVRVPPISTTPKEYIAEPDPELAFAGSPGDYLRLALSEAVRKADEGETFLEAAKRGFVDGLKLTSLILGTILAVGLAATLLSANTPVFDILGQPLVPVIAALGIPDAETVAPATVVGITEMYVPVLLVSETAPMAKFFVAVLAVSQLIFFSSVGPMVMDMFNDVPIRFPDLVALFVMRTVILVPLIAGITHLVNALGLL encoded by the coding sequence ATGTCGACGGAGCAACCCGACACGTGGACGGTAGATACAGAACGGACGGTGAACCAGATCGACGATGTGGACCTTCACGCGTTCGAAACGCGTCCGGTTCTCAAGTTCCTCGTCGCGTTCCTGATCGGGGGGGTGTTCTTCCTGTTGCCGGTGCCGTATCAGGGCGAGATCACGGTGCCGTTCGACATCGTCGTGAGCACCATCACCGGGGCTGCCCCCGACGCCGTGGGGGTGTACTCGCTGTGCATCGTCGTCGCTGGCGGGGTGGTGACGACCGCGGCGATGCTCTCGGACGGCGAGGTGGCCGGCGCCGATCTCTCGTACTTCGAGACCTCGCTCGTGTTCTGGCTGCTGCGCGTTCTGGGTGTGCTCATCGCGCCGGTCATGTTCTTCAAGCTCGGACCGGAGTTCCTCCACACGCCGGGGACCGGGGGCCTGATGTGGGGAACACTGGTGTACAGCGTCGGTATCATCATTCCCATCGGAGCGATCTTCATCACCATCTTCGTCGAACTCGGCGGGCTGGAGTTCGTCGGCACGCTCGCGCGACCGCTGATGAAGCCGCTGTTCAAGGTACCTGGTCGGGCGGCGCTCGACAGCCTCGCCTCCTGGGTCGGCTCCTACAGCGTCGGACTGTACGTCACCCGCAACGTGTTCGAGAACGGCGGCTACCACAAGCGCGACGTGTTCACCATCGCGACGTGCTTCTCGACGGTGAGCATCGGGTTCGTCGGGGTCGTCGCCGCGACGCTGGAGATGCTCTCGTTGTTCCCCCTCATCTTCGCCGCGTACTTCGTCTGCGTGACGATCTGTGCCATCGTCCTCGTTCGGGTGCCGCCGATCTCGACGACGCCGAAGGAGTACATCGCCGAACCGGACCCCGAACTGGCGTTCGCGGGGTCGCCGGGCGACTACCTCCGGCTCGCGCTCTCGGAGGCGGTGAGGAAGGCCGACGAGGGAGAGACGTTCCTGGAGGCGGCAAAGCGGGGCTTCGTCGACGGGCTGAAGCTGACGAGCCTCATCCTCGGAACGATCCTCGCCGTCGGGTTGGCGGCGACGTTGCTGTCGGCGAACACGCCGGTGTTCGACATACTCGGCCAGCCGTTGGTGCCGGTCATCGCCGCGCTCGGGATCCCCGACGCCGAGACCGTGGCGCCCGCGACCGTCGTCGGCATCACCGAGATGTACGTCCCCGTCCTGCTGGTGTCGGAGACGGCCCCGATGGCGAAGTTCTTCGTCGCCGTGCTGGCGGTCTCACAGCTCATCTTCTTCTCCAGCGTCGGCCCGATGGTCATGGACATGTTCAACGACGTCCCGATCCGCTTTCCCGACCTCGTCGCGCTGTTCGTGATGCGGACGGTCATCCTCGTCCCCCTCATCGCGGGCATCACGCACCTCGTCAACGCGCTCGGGTTGCTGTAG
- a CDS encoding DUF5814 domain-containing protein, with product MAITDKIYLKNHRQIASQLDANIPKSAFAGATLDLVFSGEGLSELDETTRDRVLEFAEDFLDCGCDDAPYCGHPERKFVRYLLELRAQGLGPDAIVDVMGDDYMLYAYPGDVLSFLDSAVRTLEATESLASVEGDGEAAEEARKRRRELSG from the coding sequence GTGGCCATCACGGACAAGATCTATCTGAAGAACCACCGGCAGATCGCCTCACAGCTCGACGCCAACATCCCCAAGAGCGCGTTCGCCGGGGCGACGCTGGATTTGGTGTTCTCGGGCGAGGGGCTCTCCGAACTCGACGAGACGACCCGCGACCGGGTGCTCGAGTTCGCCGAGGACTTCCTCGACTGCGGCTGCGACGACGCCCCGTACTGCGGCCACCCCGAGCGGAAGTTCGTCCGCTACCTCCTGGAGCTGCGCGCGCAGGGGCTCGGGCCCGACGCCATCGTCGACGTGATGGGCGACGACTACATGCTGTACGCCTACCCCGGCGACGTGCTCTCGTTCCTCGACAGCGCGGTGCGGACGCTCGAGGCGACGGAGTCGCTCGCGAGCGTCGAGGGCGACGGGGAGGCCGCCGAGGAGGCACGGAAGCGGCGGCGGGAACTGTCCGGGTAA
- a CDS encoding response regulator: protein MTSPGATEPLRVLHAEDDDALAEVVTLALEREAWVDSVVRVPDAEAALAALDREPYDCLLSDLEMPGLSGLELYERVRETHPSLPFVLFTGRPRAVRRGDAPPTYEKGGADALGSLTRGLYRLCVAAGAAVAAPTPGDTSAPARPDAMFYRCRRAPGWPAEVVGPGVTVLLGYEPEAFERGELTYAEDVVHPEDRQWTHDAMEASLSAGDPFEFTYRARRADGDVIRVWERGRGVPGGDAADGDAFVEGFVLPLGGDE, encoded by the coding sequence ATGACCTCCCCCGGTGCGACGGAGCCGCTGCGGGTCCTCCACGCCGAGGACGACGACGCACTCGCCGAAGTCGTCACGCTCGCGCTCGAGCGCGAGGCGTGGGTCGACTCGGTCGTCCGGGTCCCCGACGCGGAGGCGGCGCTGGCGGCGCTCGATCGCGAGCCGTACGACTGCCTGCTCAGCGACCTGGAGATGCCGGGGCTGTCCGGACTGGAACTGTACGAACGGGTCCGCGAGACGCATCCGTCGCTTCCGTTCGTCCTGTTCACGGGGCGCCCGCGGGCCGTGCGGCGGGGCGACGCGCCGCCGACGTACGAGAAGGGCGGCGCGGACGCGCTCGGATCGCTCACGCGTGGACTGTACCGGCTGTGCGTCGCCGCCGGCGCCGCGGTCGCGGCGCCGACGCCCGGGGACACCTCGGCGCCCGCCCGCCCGGACGCGATGTTCTACCGATGCCGGCGGGCCCCGGGGTGGCCCGCCGAGGTCGTCGGTCCGGGCGTGACCGTGTTGCTCGGCTACGAGCCCGAGGCCTTCGAGCGAGGAGAGCTGACGTACGCCGAGGACGTGGTTCACCCCGAGGACCGCCAGTGGACCCACGACGCGATGGAGGCGTCGCTGTCGGCCGGCGACCCGTTCGAGTTCACCTACCGCGCTCGCCGAGCCGACGGGGATGTCATCCGGGTGTGGGAGCGCGGCCGTGGTGTCCCCGGCGGCGACGCGGCCGACGGGGACGCGTTCGTCGAGGGGTTCGTGCTGCCGCTCGGCGGCGACGAGTGA